The genomic interval TCGTTGCTAAGGTCGCTTGTCCTTCTCGATCGCTTTTCTCGCTCAATCACTATTGCTTGTTGTCTTTCTTGGCTCCGTCTGATAGAGATAAGTAATGGTATTGACTTATTGCTTGAGTGCAGCCTAAGAAAAAGAGagccttttttccttttttcttttttttgggggggcggggggggggggggggggggtggggggggggtgtttaaGAGGGGTTAGCTATAATTTTTGCTTCTCTCTTTAATCTTGaaccaaataaatttttttcctagAAAATGAACTAAATGCAGGGTGATTAGGTTTCATATTGGACCATTCCCAATTCCCTTTTAATTCATGCGAGCAAGGCAAGGCAAGGCAAAAATACTTGAAGCATTATTTTGGCAAAAGATCCTTTTAGATTAAGGTGgaaataataaaatcttattttctatGCAGAGATGACAGatatcatttttcttgcaaGATTTATCTTCACCAAACGTTCATTATGGGTGACACAACAATAGGACTCCTCACTGTGTGGTTTCCATTCTCTTCAATCCAAACCAGCGTCCCGGACGTCACTGAATTCTTCTTGTCACCCTTATAACGTATCGTCAAAGAATACCTTTGCTGCTCATACCTTTTGCTGAACACCAATGTTTCTGGCGACACCGTCACTTTAGAGCCCTTTGGCGCTCTCACTGCTGCCCTGTAAACAACCGCACCACCTCCAACATTCGTCACAGTCCTCTGAAATGTCTGAATCCTCGTCATTTTTTTCGTGTACAGGGCAATGAAGGAAGGGTAATTAAGATCCGATGAAGCGTTGGCGCAGCGGTTATTGCTCGATCTGGTTATGGTCATGATTTGGCTAGCAGTGAAGTTCATGGAGCAGAGGAGATTCACGTAGTCTTGTGGAGTAGCATCGTATACGAGGCCGGGATCAAGCGCCTTGTTGGGATCAATCTCGCCAGCCCCCATAGCCAGTGGCGTGGCGGCTTCAAACCCGAAGTAAATGTCCAGAATAGGCTTACCAGTGTTATCAAATGGGTTCGCCGTGGTCATCATGGCAGATCGAATGGCGGCGGGGCTCCATTCCGGGTGCGCCCCTTTGAGCAGCGCTGCAATCCCAGAAGCATGAGGGCAAGACATGGACGTGCCTGAGATCACGTTGTAATCGGAGgacaatattatatttggagCAATTATTGATGCGGGCACTTGTGGACTCCAAGCGGCCAGAATTAAAGTGCCAGGGGCCATCACATCTGGCTTCAAGATACCGGGATAGCTCGGTGCAGGGCCTCTTGAAGTATAGCTGGCAACTGTCGGTGCAGGCTCTATGCCCACAAACGTCTGTTGGAATGTGATGCTGGCTGTTGGTTCGGTCGCAGTCTCGGCGTATTTAAGTAATTCAGGTGCGTCCTTTACTGTAATTACAGCCCCGGGAAAGGGGAAAGTTCTGGTGCGGAATACGTCTGAATCATTGGAGATGAAGATGGCTGCGGGCTTGCCTGACTGGGCAATAACATGGATTTGTATGTCGAAAAACTCGACGTTATCACATATGACAATGGAATCCGGAGCTTCAGATAATCGTTGAACAGAATTGCAAGCAGACAGAGACTTGTTGTAGAGGAGAGGCTGATTTCGTACCAAAGCTCTGGCTGGAAACATGCTCCATCCTTTGATGGTTAACCCATTTCCTAACGTCACTGTCCCGGCGAACCACCGGTCGACGGAGCCGGCTGCCACAGTAAGGACCCATGGAATGCCATTATGCAAGAGGCCGAGGTCTGGACCATCGTTTCCTGCTGAGGAAGAAACGACTACTCGCTTCTCCATGGCTCCGAATGATGCTATGCCAATGGGATCCTCATAAAGAGGAACGTTATCGAAGCCCATGGAAATCGATATGACATCGACGCCATCAGCCACTGCCTGGTCCATGCCGGCGAGAACATCCGAAGCGTAGCGTCCTTCGTTCCAAAGAACCTTGTACATGGCCAGCCTAGCTCGCGGGGCTACCCCTCTTGCGGTTCCCAAAGCGTAGCCGAAGAATGAGGCTCCATCGACATAGTTTCCGGCTACAGTCGAAGCAGTGTGCGTGCCATGGCCCTGAGTGTCCCTCGCCGAGTTCATACTGATCGTAATGTTGGGTTTGGCAGCTATTACCCCCTTGTTGAAGTATCTAGCTCCTATGAGCTTCAAATTACACAAGGAAGAATTGAATTCTTGTCCTTCCTGGCAAATCCCTTTCCATTTCTTGGGAATTTGGGTCATCCCATCGTCCTTGAAGCTGGCACTCTCCGGCCACACTCCGGTGTCGATGACACCGACAATAACATCCCTGCCGTAATCGGATGCAGGCCATAGTCCAGTGGCGGGATTGAGGGAGAGAAATTCGAAGGTGTGGGTGGTGTCAACCTTCACTTCCCGGTCGATGTACGACGAGACGAAGCCCGGGGACTTCTTCAGCGTCTCGAGCTCATCTTCTGAGAGAACGGCACTGAAGCCATGGAATGCATTGTCGTAAGTATAGAGAAGGCTTGGCTTGGAAGAACGAGCATTTGACATAGCAGGGCCCGTGGGCTTTATGGAATCAATGGTGGAAGCGTACCAATGGAGATGGCTAGAGAAAGCCTTGGGCATCAGGGACTTGTCCATGTGGACAATATAGGTAGACCTCTCGGCTAAGGTTGAACTTGCTTGAAAGGCCAAGAGAAGCCATGAACATCGGAGCAAAGCCAGAAAGCATTCCCTATTACTCTTTCGCATTGCtcttgataacaaaactttgcTCTGATCAATGGAGTTTGGGGAACCTTGTGATAATAtggatatagatatataatcaATGAgtttaggaaaaaatattaaGGGCTACAATAATTAATAGCTAGGCCCAGAAGTTGACCGCAGGCACGGGCTATCTTACTGTACTACTCAATTAGCGTTTGGCTTCTTCGCAAGTGTCGTCCGAACGCACAGCATTTATGCTTGGAAGAAAGTACAAATGTCGTTTATTTGTcgtaattttctttcttctatcaaATCCTGTCCggttattttagattaattaattatataaagaaatatgtaaaataatgaCATGGTACATAACATATAGGAAAGAAGCCATAGCACGTTGCCGGGGAATACAAAATTGGAGTTTGAAAACAGAGTCGGAACATTGATGTATATACGACTTTTGATTGATAttgagtataatttattttctttttccattgaCTTGACAGATTGTTTCCAAATCACAATCGATCATTCCCTCACTTACGTGTTGAAGACCATTAGATGGGAAAATCAGTTCCTCGATCTTCAATTATTCAttgtttttttctcttgagGGTTTTACCAATTTAATTAATCTTCATATAGCATTTATGATCTCAATTCCATCATATCATTAGAACTTAATTACCCTTTGCATTCCTGATTGGGCACTTCATATTTAAAGATTACAATTAACTTTCTTGACTTCACAACTTCGACTACAAGTTTTCTCTTATCattactaaaattattaatacaataaaaatatttttatattttttttctagacAAAATTGGACAATTTGTTAATCTCATTCTCTTTCTAGTTCAGTGGTGGTTAATCGTCATCCAagtagggagagagagatcaatagatagttaaattttaactaattttttaaataggataagagagagaaaatatacgagaatatttttgttatattaaaatttttaatatttat from Diospyros lotus cultivar Yz01 chromosome 8, ASM1463336v1, whole genome shotgun sequence carries:
- the LOC127808749 gene encoding subtilisin-like protease SBT3; translation: MRKSNRECFLALLRCSWLLLAFQASSTLAERSTYIVHMDKSLMPKAFSSHLHWYASTIDSIKPTGPAMSNARSSKPSLLYTYDNAFHGFSAVLSEDELETLKKSPGFVSSYIDREVKVDTTHTFEFLSLNPATGLWPASDYGRDVIVGVIDTGVWPESASFKDDGMTQIPKKWKGICQEGQEFNSSLCNLKLIGARYFNKGVIAAKPNITISMNSARDTQGHGTHTASTVAGNYVDGASFFGYALGTARGVAPRARLAMYKVLWNEGRYASDVLAGMDQAVADGVDVISISMGFDNVPLYEDPIGIASFGAMEKRVVVSSSAGNDGPDLGLLHNGIPWVLTVAAGSVDRWFAGTVTLGNGLTIKGWSMFPARALVRNQPLLYNKSLSACNSVQRLSEAPDSIVICDNVEFFDIQIHVIAQSGKPAAIFISNDSDVFRTRTFPFPGAVITVKDAPELLKYAETATEPTASITFQQTFVGIEPAPTVASYTSRGPAPSYPGILKPDVMAPGTLILAAWSPQVPASIIAPNIILSSDYNVISGTSMSCPHASGIAALLKGAHPEWSPAAIRSAMMTTANPFDNTGKPILDIYFGFEAATPLAMGAGEIDPNKALDPGLVYDATPQDYVNLLCSMNFTASQIMTITRSSNNRCANASSDLNYPSFIALYTKKMTRIQTFQRTVTNVGGGAVVYRAAVRAPKGSKVTVSPETLVFSKRYEQQRYSLTIRYKGDKKNSVTSGTLVWIEENGNHTVRSPIVVSPIMNVW